A genome region from Eurosta solidaginis isolate ZX-2024a chromosome 2, ASM4086904v1, whole genome shotgun sequence includes the following:
- the LOC137241471 gene encoding uncharacterized protein, with translation MSNSIHFRIFLATSNRHSHCTNMTTQKTKQTQKQQFELLVDFMAIHPDLAKGLLKTPNAKTTANNLWKKVTRQLNAAGPPMRDITGWKKVWADYKVHLKAKMRRNKTNIAGTGGGPSVYSALTPLEQQASDLLSMDQAVDGIAGTREFGARQAMTEVPSEILEPAFNNDSDSVEMSEEENEQPFLLQQQQEPCCSRSVLTPRKKQSLLERQVDNQIEYQSNSVKVLNEINDNLKNIARTMRITLKIKNKKLKFSKEQFVHKQRMDRENLRIKLNKLEIKKQMLDVELQTNKAISRK, from the exons atgtcaaacagcattcattttcgcatttttcttgctacaagtaataggcattcgcattgtacaaatat gacaactcaaaaaacaaaacaaacacaaaagcaacaattcgaACTCCTAGTGGACTTCATGGCAATACACCCAGATTTGGCCAAAGGGTTACTTAAAACACCCAACGCGAAAACAACGGCCAATAATTTGTGGAAAAAAGTAACTCGCCAACTAAATGCAGCTGGACCACCGATGCGTGATATCACCGGCTGGAAAAAA GTTTGGGCTGACTACAAAGTCCATTTGAAGGCCAAAATGCGTCGCAATAAAACCAATATTGCTGGTACGGGGGGCGGCCCATCTGTTTACTCCGCACTCACGCCATTGGAACAGCAAGCTAGCGATTTGCTGTCGATGGACCAAGCAGTCGACGGGATAGCTGGCACGCGGGAGTTTGGTGCGCGGCAGGCTATGACGGAAGTACCAAGTGAAATTTTGGAACCTGCTTTTAATAACGACAGCGATTCGGTTGAAATGAGTGAAGAGGAGAACGAGCAACCTttcttgctacaacaacaacaggaacctTGCTGCAGCCGATCGGTACTTACTCCACGCAAGAAGCAGAGTCTATTGGAAAGGCAAGTAGACAACCAAATTGAATACCAAAGCAACTCAGTAAAAGTGCTAAATGAGATTAATGACAATTTGAAAAACATTGCCAGAACGATGAGAattacattaaaaataaaaaataaaaagttaaagttcTCCAAAGAACAATTTGTCCATAAACAAAGAATGGACCGTGAAAATTTAAGaatcaaattaaacaaattagaaattaaaaaacaaatgttgGATGTGGAGTTACAGACCAACAAAGCAATATCCAGAAAGTAG